TTCAACAAGATCGCCTGCGCCGTGGTGCTCGAACACCGCGCGGAGCTCTCTCCGGAGGAGGCCGAGCGGTACGCGTGGCGGGTCCCGGACGTGCGCCGGGGGCGCTGACCTCATGATTTCCCTCCAGGGCGTCTCCAAGCATTACGGCCGCAAGGTGGCCGTGGACAACCTGTCGCTCGAGATCGCCCCGGGGGAATTTTTCGCGGTGCTCGGCCCCAACGGCGCCGGCAAGACGAGCACGATCAAAATGAT
The Planctomycetota bacterium DNA segment above includes these coding regions:
- a CDS encoding ATP-binding cassette domain-containing protein, with translation MISLQGVSKHYGRKVAVDNLSLEIAPGEFFAVLGPNGAGKTSTIKM